Genomic segment of Bacteroides intestinalis DSM 17393:
AAATGATAAATTGTACTTTGTACATTGTAAATTGTAAATGAACTGATGGAAGAACTGAAGCATGAATGTGGCGTTGCCATGATACGCCTGCTGAAACCTCTGGAATACTATGAACAGAAGTACGGCACATGGATGTACGGTTTGAACAAACTCTATCTTCTGATGGAGAAGCAGCACAATCGCGGACAAGAAGGCGCCGGTCTGGCTTGCGTAAAGCTGGAAGCAAATCCCGGTGAGGAGTATATGTTCCGTGAGCGTGCACTCGGTTCGGGCGCCATTACCGAGATATTCGGTACGGTGCAGGGCAACTTTAAGGATCTGACAAAAGAGCAGCTTCATGATGCGGATTACGCTAAAAAATACCTCCCTTTTGCGGGCGAGGCTTACATGGGGCACTTGCGTTATTCCACTACCGGAAAGAGCGGCATTTCATACGTGCACCCTTTCCTGAGGCGTAACAACTGGCGGGCTAAGAATCTCGCTCTTTGTGGCAATTTCAACATGACGAACGTGGATGAGATTTTTGCACGTATCACTGCTATCGGTCAGCATCCGCGGAAGTATGCCGATACGTATATCATGCTGGAACAAGTGGGGCACCGTCTTGACCGTGAAGTGGAGCGCCTTTTCAATCTTGCCGAAGCGGAAGGATTGACAGGCATGGGCGTGACTCACTATATAGAAGATCATATGGACCTGGCAAACGTGCTGCGTACTGCGAGCAAGGAGTGGGACGGAGGCTATGTGATATGCGGACTGACGGGAAGCGGTGAATCGTTTGCCGTGCGCGACCCGTGGGGAATCCGTCCCGCATTCTGGTATCAGGATGATGAAGTGGCAGTACTTGCCAGCGAGCGTCCTGTGATACAGACCGCTTTCAATGTACCGGCAGGCAGTATTAAGGAATTGATGCCCGGACAAGCTTTGCTGATTAACAAGGCGGGCAAGCTGCGCACCACCCAGATCAATAAAGTGCGTGAGGTGAAACCCTGTTCTTTCGAACGTATTTATTTCTCACGAGGCAGTGATGTGGATATTTACAGGGAACGTAAACTATTGGGTGAGAAACTGATACCTAACATCTTGAAAGCCATTAATAAAGACCTTGACCATACCGTGTTTTCCTTCATCCCGAATACAGCGGAAGTTGCTTTCTACGGCATGTTGCAGGGACTGGATGATTATCTGAATGAAGAGAAAGTGCAACAGATCGCTTCCCTGGGACATAGCCCCAATCTGGAGGAGCTGGAACAGATACTTTCCCGCCGTATTCGTAGCGAAAAGGTAGCCATCAAGGATATTAAACTGCGTACGTTTATTGCAGAAGGAAACAGCCGCAATGACTTGGCTGCGCATGTGTATGATATCACCTATGGCAGTCTGGTGCCGGGTGTGGACAATCTTGTCATTATCGATGACTCCATTGTACGCGGAACCACTCTGAAACAGAGTATCATCGGTATTCTCGACCGCCTGGGTCCCAAGAAGATTGTGATTGTTTCTTCGTCCCCGCAGGTGCGTTATCCCGATTATTACGGCATCGACATGGCAAAGATGAGTGAATTCATCGCTTTCAAAGCTGCCATCGAATTACTGAAAGACCGGGATATGAAAGATGTGATTGCCGCTGCCTACCGCAAATCGAAAGACCAAGTAGGGTTGCCGAAGGAGCAAATGGTGAACTATGTGAAGGATATCTATGCACCTTTCACTGACGAGGAAATCTCCGCCAAGATGGTGGAACTGCTGACACCTGCCGGAACAAAGGCGAAGGTGGAAATCGTATACCAACCGTTGGAGGGGCTGCATGAGGCTTGTCCCAATCATCGGGGAGACTGGTATTTCAGCGGTGATTATCCTACGCCGGGCGGGGTGAAGATGCTGAATAATGCTTTCATTGACTATATAGAACAAGTATATCAATTCTGACAGTAATTAGCTTGTAACTTTTATAACAAATATGAGAAATGTAACTCTTATCCTCGACGACGGGAGCCGCTTCCACGGCAAGTCGTTTGGCTACGAAAAGCCGGTAGCGGGAGAGGTGGTTTTCAACACAGCTATGACGGGCTATCCCGAGAGCTTGACTGACCCCTCGTATGCCGGACAGTTGATGACGCTCACTTATCCGTTGGTGGGCAATTATGGTGTGCCGCCTTTCACTGTCGAACCGAATGGGCTGGCTACCTTTATGGAAAGCGAGCGTATCCATGCGGAAGCCATCATTGTAAGTGATTATAGTGAGGACTTTAGCCATTGGAACGCTGTGGAAAGCCT
This window contains:
- a CDS encoding amidophosphoribosyltransferase, which produces MEELKHECGVAMIRLLKPLEYYEQKYGTWMYGLNKLYLLMEKQHNRGQEGAGLACVKLEANPGEEYMFRERALGSGAITEIFGTVQGNFKDLTKEQLHDADYAKKYLPFAGEAYMGHLRYSTTGKSGISYVHPFLRRNNWRAKNLALCGNFNMTNVDEIFARITAIGQHPRKYADTYIMLEQVGHRLDREVERLFNLAEAEGLTGMGVTHYIEDHMDLANVLRTASKEWDGGYVICGLTGSGESFAVRDPWGIRPAFWYQDDEVAVLASERPVIQTAFNVPAGSIKELMPGQALLINKAGKLRTTQINKVREVKPCSFERIYFSRGSDVDIYRERKLLGEKLIPNILKAINKDLDHTVFSFIPNTAEVAFYGMLQGLDDYLNEEKVQQIASLGHSPNLEELEQILSRRIRSEKVAIKDIKLRTFIAEGNSRNDLAAHVYDITYGSLVPGVDNLVIIDDSIVRGTTLKQSIIGILDRLGPKKIVIVSSSPQVRYPDYYGIDMAKMSEFIAFKAAIELLKDRDMKDVIAAAYRKSKDQVGLPKEQMVNYVKDIYAPFTDEEISAKMVELLTPAGTKAKVEIVYQPLEGLHEACPNHRGDWYFSGDYPTPGGVKMLNNAFIDYIEQVYQF